CTCAACCACCCCTGACACAGCAATGACTGTGAGTTAGCATTTACAAGCTTGTCAGTGTGACTCAGCACCTCTGAAACatctgagattttatatatatatatatatatatatatatatatatatatatacacacacacacacacacacacacacacacagcggtgcttgaaagtttgcgatccctttagaattttcaatatttctgcgtaaatatgacctaaaacatcatcagattttcaaacaagtcctaaaagtagataaagagaacccagttaaacaaatgagacaaaaatattatacttggtcatttatttattgaggaaaatcatccaatattacatactggtatctgtgagtggcaaaagtatgtgaacctctaggattagcagttaatttgaaggtgaaattagagtcaggtgttttcaatcagtgggatgactatcaggtgtgagtgggcaccctgttttatttaaagaacagggatctgtcaaagtttgagcttcacaacatgtttactttgtggaagtgtatcatggtatgaacaaaggagatttctgaggacctcagaaaaagcgctgttgatgctcatcaggctggaaaaggttacaaaactatctctgaagagtttggactccaccaatccacagtcagacagattgtgtacaaatggaggaaattcaagaccattgttaccctccccaggagctgtCGACCAACAGAgataactccaagagcaaggtgtgtaatagttggcaaggtcacaaaggaccacagggtaacttctaagcaactgaaggcctctctcacattggctaatgttaatgttcacgagtccaccatcaggagaacactgaacaacaatggtgtgcatggcagggttgcatggagaaagccactgctctccaaaaagaacattgctgtttgtctgcagtttgctaaagatcatgtgaacaagccagaaggctattggaaaaatgttttgtggatggatgagaccaaaatagaactttttggtttaaatgagaaggattatgtttggagaaaggaacacactgcattccagcataagaaccttatcccatctgtgaaacatggtggtggtagtatcatggtttgggcctgtttagctgcatctgggtcaggacggcttgccatcattgatggaacaatgaattctgaattatgccagtgaattctaaaggaaaatgtcaggacatctgtccatgaactgaatatcaagagaaggtgggtcatgcagcaagacaacgatcctaagcacgcaagtcattctattaaagaatggttaaagaagaataaagttattgttttggaatgttcagtcaaagtcctgaccttaatccaattgaaatgttgtggaaggacctgaaacaagcagttcatgtgaggaaacccaccaacatcccagagttgaagctgttctgtacagaggaatgggctaaaattcctccaagccagtgtgcaggactgatcaacagttaccggaaacgtttagttgcagttattgctgcacaagggggtcacaccagatactgaaagcaaatgttcacatatttttgccattcacagatatgtaatattggatcattttcctctataaataaattaccaagtctaatatttttgtctaatttgtttaactgggttctctttatctacttttaggacttgtgtgaaaatctgatgatgttttaggtcatatttatgcagaaatatagaaaattctaaagggttcacaaactttcaagcaccactgtgtgtgtgtgtgtgtgtgtgtgtgtgtgtgtgtgtacacacatataTCATTTTAAAAATTAATCATTTTCATTTTTACATTACTACTTACTGTGGCTTGTAACATACTCATCCCTCAGAGAAACACTTTCTACCTTCTGGAGGACTGTAAGCCTAAGAATAAAGGGAAAAGTCAACTGAAGTGCACATTTTtaatgcagtaaaaaaaaaatttatatatatatatatatatatatatatatatatatatatatatattacacacacacacacacacacacacacacacaagtagaaATGAATCACTGCAGGAGGATATGATTGACACAATTATGTGGGTATGAGACAGCCCACCTGCGCCTCACAGAGCTCTTTCATGTGGTCCCAATACACTGGCTGCAACGTTCATTTACATACCTTCTAAATGCATAAAATCTActtatcatttttttttaaacctccaaTGGCCATAATACACTGTCATACCAAGAGCCTGATTTACTAAGATCCAAAATAATGAGAATTACTTTGCATTTGTGAATCGCAAAGAATAACCAAAGAATAATTGTGCCAGTTATGTAAcaggatagtttttttttttttctggcagtaATGTTTTCCAGTAACAATGTGGGTCTTCCCTAACTGCGTGGGCCTTCTCGAACCCATTGCCAGAAAGTTAGAAGCACACAACTGTGAAGGTTATCTTTGTATTCTGTagcgttatacagtggtgcttgaaagtttgtgaaccctttagaatttttgatatttctacataaatatgagctaaaacatcatcagattttcacacaagtcctaaaggtagataaagagaacccagttaaacaaatgagacaaaaatattatacttggtgatttatttattgaggaaaatgatccaatattacatatctgtgagtggcaaaagtatgtgaacctctcggattagcagttaatttgaaggtgaaattagagtcaggtgttttcaatcaattggtatgacaatcaggtgtgagtgggcgccctgttttatttaaagaacagggatcgatcaaagtctgatcttcacaatacatgtttgtggaagtgtatcatggcacgaacaaaggaggtttctgaggacctcagaaaaagcgttgttgatgctcatcaggctggaaaaggttacaaaaccatctctaaagagtttggactccaccaatccacagtcagacagattatgtacaaatggaagaaattcaagaccactgttaccctccccaggagtggtcgaccaacaaagatcactccaagagcaaggcatgtaatagtcggcgaggtgacaaaggaccccagggtaacttctaagcaactgaaggcctctctcacattggctaatgttaatatttatgagttcaccatcaggagaacactgaacaacaatggtgtgcatggcagggttgcaaggagaaaaccactgctctccagaagcctagccagaaggctattggaaaaatttttgtggatggatgagaccaaaatagaactttttggtttaaatgagaagcgttatgtttggagaaaggaaaacactatattccagaataagaaccttatcccatctgtgaaacatggtggtggtagtatcatggtttgagcctgtttggctgcatctgggccaggatggcttgccatcattgatggaacaatggattctgaattataccagcgaattctaaaggaaaatgtcaggacatctgtccatgaactgaatctcaagagacatttggtcatgcagcaagacaacgaccctaaacacacaagtcgttctaccaaagaatggctaaagaagaataaagttcatgttttgcaatggccaagtcaaagttctgaccttaatccaatcgaaatgttgtggaaggacctgaagcgagcagttcatgtgaagaaacccaccaacatcccagagttgaagctgttctgtatggcggaatgggctaaaattcctccaagccggtgtgcaggactgatcaacagttaccgcaaacgtttagttgcagttattgctgcacaagggggtcacaccagatactgaaagcaaaggttcacatacttttgccactcacagatatgtaatattggatcattttcctcaataaataaatgaccaagtataatatttttgtatcatttgtttaactgggttctctttatctacttttaggacttgtgtgaaaatctgatgatgttttagctcatatttatgcagaaatatcgaaaattctaaagggttcacaaactttcaagcaccactgtagtttcccTTCACTataactaaggggcccaaaccatttccagcctgataatgcccctgtgcacaaagcgaggtccAGAAAAACATTGGCCTATCAGGTAATCGAGTGAAAAATATTGTTGAGTTACCTTTCCATTGTACTAATAGTATTTTCCCCCTTACTGTGTACAAGTTACTGTTGTAATTTTAAGAAATGCTACATAATCATTTTATTTCCACATTGACAAAAAATGATCAAGTCCCTACAAATATTAATCATGGTCAACAATGTGCTTCCCTGACAGAACTGAAAAACCTCATTGTGCAAGAAAACAGTTTAGTTTTTTACTTACTGTCTGccaatttttttcaatttgtctttcaACATTTAATTCAGCAAGACTTATCTGTTTCTTCTTGTTTCACTGTTGGCTATATGTAAACGCCAGAAGACATGAACATCCATGTGGATAACTGAAATAACTGAAAATGGGCCATTTTGAATCCATGCAATAAGGCTGATTTCACCCCGAGCACTGACGCCAACAGAGAATTGTGAGTGCTGTTGCTAGGAGATGAGGTGCTCTTCCTGTGGAGCTTGTCTGGTTTGTGCAGATTGATGCAAAGCCATGTGCTCAAATTCATATGTCTGTGCAGTATGTACTCATATATGTACAGTCAATTTCCTCCATTAAAATACCTTCTAATCAGAAGAATTTTAAAGACATCTTCAGAAAACATATGCCAGACAAGACCAGGAGTAGTTGGTTGTGTATACATATGTACAGCCAGTTTCATATCAGCTTAAAGTTagtatttattttgtatttttctaTTGCATTTATAGACACAGTTTTAGGTTTCACTGACTCTAGAAGCCAAATAGAAGGAACATATTACCATATCACCGCCTTCTGTACAATCACCAATCACAAATTATCTACTCTCCTGTTTTTTTTTAGACAAATGCCCAGCATAAAATATATACATATCAGGGTATGGATTTAGTTTGTTAGAATCATGATTATtacagaaaattttgagtcaaaaATCCATCTGagtcttataataataataataataataacaacaaatcATAATAAGTCAATATAATTCAGTTTCTTCTTCCATGCTCCTTATGCTGAAGGGTTTATTTGGGATGTATTCGGGCTGTTATGAATGATTTTGAACAGTCACAGGGTAGAGTAGGGGAATGGCAATGCCTTGGTCTGGTTTCTCAAAAGCACTTATCAAATTCTTCACTCTACGAAACAAGCGTTTCTGTTGACCAGGTGCTGTCTGCAAAATCACAAACAGAAAGCATTGTTACTTTGGACTTATCAATAATTGCTATTTATCATAAAATTAAATATCAATCTGAGTACAGTCTGAGGTTTATACATTTGTAAAAATCTAACTCAGTGCATAATAATGCATTCTGTTCATTACCCTTTAGAGAGTTATTTAAGCCCAAATTCAGGCCACCACTAAAATagaaattgtgatttttttttttggtggtttctTTACTTGAGGTAAAAATTTTGAGGTAAGAAGggctgtataaagttttttttcctccctctgaTGTTTCCTACAGGAAATGGGATCCAGCTGTTCGTGACTATTTATTATAAAACTAAGCATCCCATATTCAAGCTGATACATATTACTACCAAATAATGTTTATTTTAAGATTACAACAGATGACTTTATTACTTCTATTATGCTTCTGTTTTCTGTCACCAGCCTTCAAAGACCTTTTAGCAACTTTGAGGTTGTCAAAAGTTTTTCTTTTTAGTTGAGAAAACAAGTCCAACAATTAAGTAGCATATTTTATAGAAGTTGCTTTACCattatgataaataaataaataaatttttttcatggtaagaatgtctTCTTTTCTTTTGTAGCAGCTGGTTTAATCCCCAATTCTGAAAAACACAACATGCGTTTGTGCACTCCAAGGAAACTGTGAAGTTTTAGTGATGaccttaatttatttatttattctgtccatgtttatttgttgctcctttgttttgttcatttcagTATATGCCAAGCTGTACTTCACTTGATGTGACAGGTGAAAATGATTTACCAATCAGATACTGATTTGCATATTAGAATAATGTGAATTCTTAGAAAAGGAATTGATTCACTGCTCAGCTGATCTACAAAGTGACTACATCAACATTCGTCACATGCATGCATGATCGGTGATCCATTTTTGTTTATAGCTTTGAGGTAAAATTGTTTTTGGCATGTTAACATGTTCTTCCATTATTTATTAGGAGGCAAAAAAATGGAAACAAGTTGCAATGATTCATATAAAATTAAAAGCTAGTTTCTGAGGTACAGTTTCTGAACAGCAtaatttaagcatgtaaaattattTAAATCCAGCCTAGAATATTTAATTCCCAactctatttttttatttaaattacaataTTATTGTCTACTTCCTAAATGCTTTGGGTTGTTTCAAAAAGAAGCaggaacattttatattttaaattttatttatttatacaataTTGTTCCTCAACAAACATCTGACTTTGCCCCGATGTGCTTTTATAAATAACAACTAcagaaacatttttatttaataaGTAAAATCTTTTAATTTACAACAAACACATGCAAAGTAATGAATTGAAACATGTAAACAAGGCATCATAcatattggaaaaaaaaacaaaaacaaacactttAGACAGTTCTCACCTCTGCGGCCCAGGAGCCTGCATTGTTTTGCTGTAAGCGGTAAGTGTAGACATAGCCATTGCACCTGTCAATGCAATGTCAAATCTCAAATCATGATACTTTATAATACACACAGTAACAGTCAAAAATTTGAAcacatctactcattcataggtttttctgtattttgactattttctacagtgcagaacaatactgaagatatcaaaactatgaaatattctacaactgtactaatccatattacatcaagaacagctcaactaagtaaagagaaataacaatccatgattattttaagacatgaagtgtcttttacacagcaaaatccccagtgttgaattaacacccagagtgttgatttaacaccctactgtgtttatataggtccaattggacacaaattaactctgaaagtgttaattcaacactgaggaatttgctgtgtaaggaatacaaataaataatacatttaaaacattgaattagaaggtgtatccaaacttttgattcgttctatgtttatatatatataaatttaaaacattgaattagaaggttatATATaaaaccttctaattcaatgttttaaatttatatatataaacatagaaccaatcaaaagtttggatacaccttctaattcaatgttttaaattttatatatatatatatatatatatatatatatatatatatatatatacacaaaatctaAAATTGGTTTAATTTATGTGTACATGTGTCTGGATTATTCAAGTTTCAAGAAGGATGCATGTTGCATGTAACCATTACCCTGAATGCCTCAATATACTgtcattggggggaaaaaaaggttgATGTTTAAGGTGAACTTACAGGACACAGAGGCAGTAAGCACCGGGGACGCTTTCGCTGTCTCGAATTAAGTAGCTGCCATCTCTGCCCGCCTCACCTAGGCGCTTCTCGCACGTCTCTCGGCTGATTGCCCCATGATAAACAGACAGCGATTCCATCGTGCCACTTGTTGCAGTTCTCTGCCTTTTCTCAGTTGTACCAAGAAGTAGTGGTTCCTTCTACGGGAAATGACGTGAAAGGCAGGAAATCACATCAAAAAACAAAAGATGTTTTCCGCAAGAAATGTTTGTGCAAGTGAGGAAAATGACAGTTAAACAGTTTGGGGTGTAGACTTGAGGTGAGATAAAGTACAGCTTGTTTCAGTAAAGGTGGCATTTGTGCAATATGTTTTCAGAATTTAGTACTTATGTATAAGTATTTTACATATGTATACGTGTTATTTATACATAAAAAACAAGGAGAGGTTGAATATTCTACCTTGAATATGATTTTGAATATTAGCAATCTGACAGCTGGAATACTGGATAGTCAGATACTTTTGCTTAATGCACTGCAATATTATGATACATCTCTTAATTTAGAAATGTATACTGCAGTCTGCAAGGTGTAGCCTATATACATTTCTCAGAATGTAGATCAAAATAGGATGAAAAGTAGCCCAATATGCTTTCACAGTAAAAAATAATACTCTTTCGATGTATTCTGTATATTATAAAATCTTGTATTTAGCatttaaagaataataataaaaaaagtaccAGCACATGTTTCTGGGAAGTATGTTGAAATATATTTTAGAAAAGTTTATGAAACTAAGTTGAGTTGGACAGGTGTCTGTCCAGATATTGTGGCTTGATGTGTGATTGGGAGATATTTTGCAATCTTTGAGGACATGGGTTTCCAACATCAATTTGGAATTATAAAACAAGTTTAATTTTCAATAATATAAGTCAGAAATCTCAATATGCCAAACTGACACATTTATTTCTTTTGAgagacagtgatttttttttttttagaaatgccCATTTTCATCTGAGGACTTAAAATGAAAAGACTTCTTTTAAAAATGTGATGCACTCAGGATCAATATAATGAATATAATGGATTATTATTAAGATGTTTttcgccttgtgatgacctggcgacttgtccagggtgtaccccgcctttcgcccgtagtcagctgggataggctccagcttgcctgcgaccttgtagaacaggataaagcggctacagatgatgagatgagatgagatgtttttcatGTCTAAAACTTGATTTTATCATGACATGATTTTTGTTACTTTTGAGCTATTGTGAAATCCATATAAAAAAATTAAGCAAATGAACATGATGTAAGTCAGAATCATTTCATAATATTTGTTTTTAAGTTCTGGCAGCTTGAATTAAAATATTAGTTAAGAAGAGAAACTTTGCTCTATGCAGCATCTCTGACTTGGAATGTGGCCCACAAACATCCAACCATTCAGGACAAGAACATGTTTCCTTGCCTGTTGATTCAGAAACCTTCCCAACTTGCATTGGCAATGAGGTCTTCTAGCCTAGTaagtgaaaatgaatgttttgacgTCTAAATTTGGAAAGAGCACAGGAGGGAGGGACTGtattgctttatgctttgaaataGCCTCAACTGATTTGTTAACAATACCTTTAATGCTCATTTAGAAGGTTAATCTAGTAACACTGACCTTACAGCTGGGAAAGTACTGCTTTAACCATATCCATAAGGAAAAAGTCAGATGCAAATGGCTGTCATGTTTTACTTGGTTTTACTTTGTTCTTGAATACAGTCCGACAGCTTTTTATTAACAATGttgaattattattaataatccaTAGTACATTAAACTGAAGTCTAAATCTAAAACAAAGGTTTTCTGTTGCACTTTAATGCCTACTTAAACTGAAATCTGTTGTATTTTATTTTGCCAAATGTTATGATTAATGTGAATCAGAAAGCAAATAAAATGTTTGTTTACTAAAAATAGAAAACAAACAATTAAATACATTTATAGAAATGTGTTAACCATTTGTCCTTCTCTCTACTGTGCTGGCATGACCTGAAAGATTAAACCATGTGCAATGGAGGACACAATAatccaattattagaaaatgtctCCCTCTGATGGCTGTTCAAAAGAAGAAAAGCAGTTTCCAGGGATTTACCTTTCTATAAATTGGTTGTGTTTTTACAAGttgtgttttacaaaaatattcttGATGCATATTTTCACACTGCATAAAAATTAAATTTGGAAGAATGCAAATCTCTATATAAGACTACTTAAGAGAACTGACAAAACTACTGAGAAAGCAGACTGAAAATTATACCATATGCTGTGCCTTTATTCTTGCTGTCAGAGAAATTGAAACTTGTATTGATTGATTGTATTTAAGAGCTCATTATTGTCATATCATGAGTGTTGCTAGGTATAGCATGCTCTAACCCCCCTGCCCCCAACAAATGTATCTAATTGCGATTGTTTGAGTGAGCCCAAGAAAGGTTGATTTTCTGTCTTAATGTTGATAGATCAATTTCTTTAACCATAAAAACCATCACCACAAACACAAAATTACCATAGATACACCTTCACAAATGAGCATCTGTAGCAACTGGAAGTGTTAACAGTTAGACTTGCCATTCAGTGCACTGAGCAAATTGGAAGGTGGCTACCTTTTTCACTTCTGTGACACATGCTGTATAAATTAGCAACACATACCGTACATTATATTGCAGTTCATGTGGGATATGGATACATTGTAATAGACCAGTTGACACATATCGCCGCGCATGTGCAGGGGTCAAAGGTCGAGGCCTCATCGGAGATGAAAACATGGCGGCAAACAAGCCAAACCTTAGCAAATACGCCTTATGGAAGAAGGCAGAATTGCAGAGGCATATGAGAGAACGGGGATTGCCAACTACCATGGGGGTAGAAGAGTTAAGGGCGCTTGCATATGccacagatattttgaaaatccaGCCTGTACCGTCCAAGGAAGACGAAGAAAAATCGAGGTATGTACCCGGTGATACTGCCATGCCCACTGCAGTTTTTGACAGGTCAACGACTCATAGTTATAGTTctatatctgacacggagaaataatataagtcgtgctgcctaccagattacagtcgtctgttttattgtatcagtactagtatcacttgatatactcatcagtcatgtaCTTCAGGTACATCTTACCCTCAGCCTGCTGCCTCAACAGCTGACCTTGCTATATCAACTTTGTCCAAACCTGACTCTCCACCGAAAGGCAGGAACAAACCAGCAGCCAAAAAGACCAGGCGAAGAAAGACCCGAAAGGACAGTGGGGACATAACAGAAAATGATGACAACAGCGTAGGATGTGATCAGTGCTATAAGTGGTATCATTGGGGGTGTGTGGGCTTTGATGTTTGCTGTCTTGATAATGACTGGTTATGTTCAAATTGCTCAGATTGTTAAATTGTAATGTTACTGGTGAACTTCTCGCATGCAGGTCTTTTGTTAATACTTATCAATAGTTCATCAGAATTTCAGTGTTTTTATACCATTTAGTATTACTTTATCATGTATTAAGCTGTACTAGTAGTGTTAGTGTTTTTATGTATTTAACTGTGTATTATATGTAGTAAACTGTAGTAAAAATATTACTTGCAaaatttttaattcattaaaacaaaaatataattGATCAACATCTACTCCTGTTAACCAAAAGGTAGTGGGAATATGTGAAATGCATTATTCTTTACTTAGTATATTTAATAGTAGACAAGGATGTTTCATTTTTGTGTCCATTTACTTTTCATTTtgtgaaatctgt
The Neoarius graeffei isolate fNeoGra1 chromosome 8, fNeoGra1.pri, whole genome shotgun sequence genome window above contains:
- the sh2d1ab gene encoding SH2 domain-containing protein 1A; this translates as MESLSVYHGAISRETCEKRLGEAGRDGSYLIRDSESVPGAYCLCVLCNGYVYTYRLQQNNAGSWAAETAPGQQKRLFRRVKNLISAFEKPDQGIAIPLLYPVTVQNHS